The following is a genomic window from Campylobacter concisus.
TGTGTCGCCGGTTGCGTTTTCGTGAGTTGTGTAGCCAAGATCGGCGTATTTTATCACTTCGCTTATCTCTTTTGCGATCTCTTTTATGGTGTTAAAAATTTGGTTTAATTCTTGCATTATACAGCCTTTGCATTTTTGATTATCCACGCACAAATGGCGTCTATATCGTCTAAATTTATATTTTTTATCTCGTAAGGAATTTGTTTTTTGTACGTTGCGATCGCATCTGAAAAGCTAAGATATTTTTCATCTATTTCATCTTTAAAAACGCTTAATCTTGGTAGTGGAAGCGTCTTTAGTCCTTCAACCAAGAGCATGTCAAACTCGCCGAGCATTTTAATGACATCATTAATTTCTTGTGGATTTTGTGAAAAATAAGTTGTTCTAGTCGGACTCATCACCACCACATCTGCTCCAGTTTGAGAAAATTTAAAGCTATCCTTGCCTTCAACATCAAATTTAGCCTTGTCGCCCGGATCGTGTTTTACTATCGCGACTTTCAAACCATCATCTATAAATTTTTTTGCTACCTTTAAAATAAGAGTCGTTTTTCCGCTATTTGAAGGGCCAGAAAAAGCGATAGCAAGTCTTTTCATAAGAACCTTTTTTGTTAAAATTTCTCGCGATTATAACTTATGTTGGCTTTAAAATTTATGAGTGAAATTTAAAAATTAAAATGCTAAAATGGCAGAAATTTTAGAAATTTAAGAGTTTTTATGAGTAAATTTATATCGTTTTTTGTATTTATTTTGATGATATTTGGCTGTGCTGGTGAAAAAGTAATTGTACATGAGCCGTTAAAAAATGAGCTTTTGGCTTACACAAGCAAGAGCGAGATCATTGACGGCACCGATAGAACGCTAATTATAGCAACTTATCTAAATCCTATTTATAACTCAGATTTAGATGCAAGCAAAGAGCACTTTTTGGTGGCCATAAATCCAAAAGAGTACGCTAGTGAGCTAAATAATATTAAGGTAAACAACGACTCAAATGCCACAAATGCAAGGCTCTTGGATGAAAATGACGAGATGCTAAAATTTGCCGGATTTTCTATGCCTTGGGCGGTTTATTATGAAGTCACTGCACCAAGTAAGCAAAGCGACGATCTTGCGCTTAGTTTCGAAATTTATCAGTCAAAGCCGGTTTTGTTAAATTTTCGAAAAGTTGCGAAATCTTTATATTGGAACCAGTAAGAGCCATATAAACAACGTAGTTTGCAAGTACCTTTTTGCCGTAGTTTCTAGTTTCTGCCACAGGTACAAATTCTAGTGATAAAAATGGCTCAAATTTTCCCTCTTTAAACATATCATCTCTTGTGATAAGCTTTTTGGTAAATCCGATACCGCCATTATATGCATAGGCTGTAAATAGCGGATGGTAGAGAAATTTATCAAGATAGTTTAGGTGGTGATTTGCAAATTTAAATGCAATATCTGTTTTAAAAAGATCGTCCTCATCAAAATTTGGAATTTTTAACTCTTTTTTACCAATAGCATTTGCAAGAAACGGCATAAACTGCATCATGCCAAGGGCGTATGAAGTAGAAACAACGCTTGGGATAAAAAGACTCTCTTGTCTAGCCAATGCGTAGATCATCGATTTTCTCTCGTTGCTGATACCATTAAGCTCTGGTGAGGTTGGCATTAAAAAGTACTGCTTTTCCCAGCCATGTACCTTTTGCATGAAGTATGCATAGGCACCGATACTTTCGTTTGTATAAAATTTCTTCGCAAATTCGCTTGCTTGTGTGGCGTCCATATCCTTTGCAAGAGCTACAGTTTTGTTCCATAAAAACGGATCGCTCACGTCAAAATTTTCGATATTTTGCTTGCTAGGTTTTGGTACGATGACTTCGAGTGGTTCGCCACCAATCAAATCTCTTGCGTAAAGTGAGTAGATATTTGCATCCTTGCTGGCACTTAGCTCTTTTAAAAAGCTTTCGTTTTTGCTTATCTGATAGAGCCAAAATGTCGCATTGTCTCTTTGCCAAGCTCTTTCAAATGTACTTTTAGCTCTTGCAAAAAGACTAAAAGCGATATCGTCTTGTCCTAGTAAAATGGCATTTAATCCAAGCGTAAAAGCATCATTTTTCTCAGTGATGGCTGGATCGATGCTTAGCAAATTTCTTCTAAAACCTTCATATTTTTTATTAAAAACAATATCGTTTAATAAATTTGTAAAGCCCTTTTGAGAGTATAGCTTGGTCATGAAATTTGAATCAAAGCTTTCGCTAAAAAGTATACTTTTATTTTGCGGGCTAGA
Proteins encoded in this region:
- a CDS encoding lytic transglycosylase domain-containing protein; this encodes MVLLRHFSILSLACVALLAKIYTYEELKNEPKSLAKDYYINRLINEGSYTKDQIADLSRDVFRKAGLVQKSIDKILPPKAAPSKCPGINAKNITQANLTCQNLLTSIAFSLKLDNHTREILAANLAKTNPEKSKTLLALNEVNPAKAFANLNDTKSFLELFNASSPQNKSILFSESFDSNFMTKLYSQKGFTNLLNDIVFNKKYEGFRRNLLSIDPAITEKNDAFTLGLNAILLGQDDIAFSLFARAKSTFERAWQRDNATFWLYQISKNESFLKELSASKDANIYSLYARDLIGGEPLEVIVPKPSKQNIENFDVSDPFLWNKTVALAKDMDATQASEFAKKFYTNESIGAYAYFMQKVHGWEKQYFLMPTSPELNGISNERKSMIYALARQESLFIPSVVSTSYALGMMQFMPFLANAIGKKELKIPNFDEDDLFKTDIAFKFANHHLNYLDKFLYHPLFTAYAYNGGIGFTKKLITRDDMFKEGKFEPFLSLEFVPVAETRNYGKKVLANYVVYMALTGSNIKISQLFENLTKPALTDKFRN
- the mobB gene encoding molybdopterin-guanine dinucleotide biosynthesis protein B, which codes for MKRLAIAFSGPSNSGKTTLILKVAKKFIDDGLKVAIVKHDPGDKAKFDVEGKDSFKFSQTGADVVVMSPTRTTYFSQNPQEINDVIKMLGEFDMLLVEGLKTLPLPRLSVFKDEIDEKYLSFSDAIATYKKQIPYEIKNINLDDIDAICAWIIKNAKAV